One genomic segment of Streptomyces liangshanensis includes these proteins:
- a CDS encoding FtsX-like permease family protein: protein MITWFHSWRAALRIARRDAWRFKGRSFLVLAMIALPILGVSAVDLTVRSAELSPRETLARELGHADARFTDPGLAGAPILQGPKGTDYSPAKDYSDTAWPSGSTDLRKALPAGATTLTDTTGNAKLRTTHGLLQTQVRELRAADPVAEGIMRLQHGRFPARADEVAATTQFLETSGLRVGSKLTARGLDTPYRIVGSYEVPDELNRAEVNALPGALLAPLDKALRTQGLDSSTPDATLLVSLPGGFTWNMVQEANTKGVVVASRAVILSPPADADVPLYQKSDWIGYRDNGQTDPAALAAAGTVVGLAMLEICLLAGPAFAVGARRSRRQLGLVGANGGDRRHIRAIVLGGGLVIGVVAAVVGTVLGVALTFALKPVLEGYLGARFGAFDVRPLELLGIAAIAVLTGLLAAIVPAVTASRQTVLASLTGRRGIRRSNRVLPAVGLAAVVIGAAIALYGSTVSDSYVIVAGGSAVAELGVVAMTPALVGLFGKAGRWLPLSPRLALRDAVRNRGRTAPAVAAVLAAVAGTVAVATYTASSDAQNRDAYVADLPYGAVALSISDDGGRDVPAARAAVQRELPVAVSAKIDGLVVGPPRCASDNWGKGCGTAEVVVPDANQCPLWKEGSGDKDFSAAERLKLRADRRCKDMTVYPPTGDTVVGDAALLKVLGIKDPGAEKALAAGEILSFDPLNVDTRGKIGIRLITDTHAADEARQQNKKVPAAVKEFTAHAVPGKPNSYGIKMIIPAAAARAAGFGVVPLGGYFSTTSMPSSVQEQRLTSALDTFGANAYLDIEKGYVGENNIVLLALGVFAGLVTIGAAGIATGLAQADAEADLKTLAAVGAPSRVRRTLSGFQCGLVAGMGVLLGSAAGLLPAVALRLTERREGENRYRQALTDGLNQAVVPHVPIIVPWGTLAALLVAVPVGAALLAAVVTRSHRTLGRRAAT, encoded by the coding sequence GTGATCACCTGGTTCCACTCCTGGCGCGCCGCCCTGCGCATCGCCCGCCGCGACGCCTGGCGCTTCAAGGGACGCAGCTTCCTCGTCCTCGCGATGATCGCGCTCCCCATCCTCGGGGTGAGCGCCGTGGACCTGACCGTACGGAGCGCCGAACTCTCCCCGCGGGAGACCCTGGCGCGCGAACTCGGCCACGCCGACGCCCGGTTCACCGACCCGGGGCTCGCCGGGGCGCCGATCCTCCAGGGCCCCAAGGGCACGGACTACTCCCCCGCCAAGGACTACAGCGACACGGCGTGGCCCAGCGGCAGCACCGACCTCAGGAAGGCGCTGCCCGCCGGGGCCACCACGCTGACCGACACGACCGGCAACGCGAAGCTCCGGACGACCCACGGGCTGCTCCAGACGCAGGTCCGTGAGCTGAGGGCCGCGGACCCGGTGGCCGAGGGGATCATGCGCCTGCAGCACGGCCGGTTCCCGGCCCGGGCCGACGAGGTCGCCGCGACCACCCAGTTCCTGGAGACCAGCGGACTGCGGGTCGGCTCGAAGCTCACCGCGCGCGGGCTCGACACCCCGTACCGGATCGTCGGCTCCTACGAGGTGCCCGACGAGCTGAACAGGGCCGAGGTCAACGCGCTCCCCGGCGCCCTGCTCGCGCCGCTGGACAAGGCCCTGCGGACCCAGGGGCTGGACAGTTCGACGCCCGACGCGACCCTGCTGGTGTCCCTTCCCGGCGGTTTCACGTGGAACATGGTCCAGGAGGCCAACACCAAGGGCGTCGTGGTCGCCTCGCGGGCCGTGATCCTCTCGCCGCCCGCCGACGCCGACGTACCGCTCTACCAGAAGAGCGACTGGATCGGATACCGCGACAACGGGCAGACCGATCCGGCCGCGCTCGCCGCGGCGGGCACCGTCGTCGGCCTCGCCATGCTGGAGATCTGCCTGCTGGCCGGTCCCGCCTTCGCCGTGGGCGCCCGCCGCTCGCGCCGCCAACTGGGCCTGGTCGGGGCCAACGGCGGCGACCGGCGCCACATCCGGGCCATCGTCCTCGGCGGCGGCCTGGTCATCGGGGTCGTCGCGGCGGTCGTCGGCACCGTCCTCGGCGTTGCCCTCACCTTCGCCCTGAAGCCGGTCCTGGAGGGCTATCTCGGCGCGCGCTTCGGCGCCTTCGACGTACGGCCGCTCGAACTGCTCGGGATCGCGGCGATCGCCGTGCTCACCGGCCTGCTCGCCGCGATCGTCCCGGCCGTCACCGCCTCCCGGCAGACCGTCCTCGCGTCCCTCACCGGCCGGCGCGGCATCCGCCGCAGCAACCGGGTGCTGCCCGCGGTGGGCCTGGCCGCGGTCGTGATCGGCGCGGCGATCGCGCTGTACGGGTCGACGGTGTCGGACAGTTACGTGATCGTCGCGGGCGGCAGCGCCGTCGCCGAGCTGGGCGTGGTCGCGATGACCCCGGCCCTGGTGGGGCTGTTCGGCAAGGCGGGCCGCTGGCTGCCGCTCTCACCGCGGCTGGCGCTGCGGGACGCGGTACGCAACCGGGGCCGTACGGCCCCGGCCGTCGCCGCCGTCCTGGCGGCCGTCGCGGGGACGGTGGCGGTCGCCACGTACACCGCGAGCAGCGACGCCCAGAACCGGGACGCGTACGTCGCCGACCTGCCGTACGGCGCGGTCGCTCTCTCCATCAGCGACGACGGCGGCCGGGACGTGCCCGCCGCGCGGGCCGCCGTCCAGCGGGAGCTGCCCGTCGCGGTGTCCGCGAAGATCGACGGCCTGGTCGTCGGTCCCCCGCGCTGCGCGTCCGACAACTGGGGCAAGGGCTGCGGGACGGCCGAGGTGGTCGTACCGGACGCGAACCAGTGCCCGCTGTGGAAGGAAGGCAGCGGGGACAAGGACTTCAGCGCCGCCGAGCGCCTGAAACTGCGGGCCGACCGGCGCTGCAAGGACATGACGGTCTACCCCCCTACGGGCGACACGGTGGTCGGTGACGCCGCGCTCCTCAAGGTGCTCGGGATCAAGGACCCCGGCGCCGAGAAGGCGCTGGCGGCGGGCGAGATCCTCTCGTTCGACCCCCTCAACGTCGACACCCGGGGAAAGATCGGCATCCGGCTGATCACCGACACCCACGCGGCCGACGAGGCCAGGCAGCAGAACAAGAAGGTGCCGGCCGCCGTCAAGGAGTTCACGGCGCACGCCGTCCCGGGCAAGCCCAACTCCTACGGCATCAAGATGATCATCCCGGCCGCCGCGGCCAGGGCGGCGGGCTTCGGGGTCGTCCCGCTCGGCGGGTACTTCTCGACGACCTCGATGCCGAGCAGCGTGCAGGAGCAGCGGCTCACCTCCGCCCTCGACACGTTCGGCGCCAACGCCTACCTCGACATCGAGAAGGGGTACGTCGGCGAGAACAACATCGTGCTCCTCGCGCTGGGCGTCTTCGCCGGGCTGGTGACCATCGGCGCCGCCGGAATCGCCACCGGCCTGGCGCAGGCCGACGCCGAGGCCGACCTCAAGACGCTCGCCGCGGTCGGCGCGCCCTCCCGGGTCCGCCGGACCCTCAGCGGATTCCAGTGCGGGCTGGTGGCGGGGATGGGCGTCCTGCTGGGCAGCGCCGCCGGCCTGCTCCCGGCGGTCGCCCTGCGGCTGACCGAGCGGCGCGAGGGGGAGAACCGCTACCGGCAGGCCCTCACGGACGGGCTCAACCAGGCCGTGGTGCCCCACGTGCCGATCATCGTCCCGTGGGGAACGCTGGCCGCCCTGCTGGTGGCGGTGCCGGTGGGGGCGGCCCTGCTGGCCGCCGTGGTCACCCGCTCGCACAGGACCCTGGGGCGCCGCGCGGCCACGTAG
- a CDS encoding protein kinase domain-containing protein, translating to MAPEPEASGNGVSDAADSWGEGGLVGDGRYRMTHRLGRGGMAEVFAAEDVRLGRTVAVKLLRADLAEDPISKARFTREAQSVAGLNHHAVVAVYDSGEDVVNGQVVPYIVMELVEGRTIRELLLEAEAPPPEQALIIVSGVLEALAYSHQHGIVHRDIKPANVIITHSGAVKVMDFGIARALHGAQSTMTQTGMVMGTPQYLSPEQALGKSVDHRSDLYATGCLLYELLAQRPPFTGETPLSVVYQHVQDIPVPPSQVSPVAPPELDGMVMRSLAKEPDDRFQSAEEMRGLIQYGMQMLQQQGSHTHTWNTGPVDAHGGGTPPMGMAATTAMGHPPHGETSQGPILPPMNPNDGAYVNNHGGQGGGGRGKMLLFVALALVAIVAGVAFAVNGMGAKEGGDKNPKPSVSPTESAPSDSPTPSESETEKTEEPDTSSGGQQQPDYTTPRKPTPSLTPSEKPSETPSSPDTGTDSGGTEGGTTDGGTTDGGNTNGEPTGGPSETATTGDPGTGDAGTTVGADPGGAVAGTEGATTTGSG from the coding sequence ATGGCACCCGAACCGGAAGCAAGCGGCAACGGAGTGTCGGATGCCGCGGACTCCTGGGGCGAGGGCGGACTGGTCGGCGACGGCCGCTACCGGATGACGCATCGCCTGGGCCGTGGCGGTATGGCCGAGGTGTTCGCGGCCGAGGACGTACGCCTCGGGCGCACCGTGGCGGTGAAGCTGCTCCGGGCCGATCTGGCCGAAGACCCCATCTCCAAGGCCCGCTTCACCCGCGAGGCGCAGTCGGTCGCCGGGCTCAACCACCACGCGGTGGTGGCGGTCTACGACTCCGGCGAGGACGTCGTCAACGGCCAGGTCGTGCCGTACATCGTCATGGAACTGGTCGAGGGCCGCACGATCCGTGAGCTGCTGCTGGAGGCGGAGGCGCCGCCGCCCGAGCAGGCGCTGATCATCGTCTCCGGTGTGCTGGAGGCCCTGGCCTACTCGCACCAGCACGGCATCGTGCACCGCGACATCAAGCCCGCGAACGTGATCATCACGCACAGCGGCGCGGTCAAGGTCATGGACTTCGGCATCGCGCGCGCCCTGCACGGCGCGCAGTCGACGATGACGCAGACCGGCATGGTCATGGGCACGCCCCAGTACCTCTCCCCCGAGCAGGCGCTGGGCAAGTCCGTCGACCACCGTTCCGACCTGTACGCGACGGGCTGCCTGCTGTACGAACTGCTCGCGCAGCGGCCCCCGTTCACCGGTGAGACGCCGCTGTCCGTCGTCTACCAGCACGTGCAGGACATCCCGGTGCCGCCCTCCCAGGTCTCCCCGGTCGCGCCGCCGGAGCTGGACGGCATGGTCATGCGCTCCCTCGCGAAAGAACCGGACGACCGGTTCCAGAGCGCCGAGGAGATGCGCGGGCTCATCCAGTACGGCATGCAGATGCTCCAGCAGCAGGGCAGCCACACCCACACCTGGAACACCGGCCCGGTCGACGCGCACGGCGGGGGCACCCCGCCGATGGGCATGGCCGCGACGACCGCGATGGGGCACCCGCCGCACGGCGAGACCTCGCAGGGCCCGATCCTGCCGCCGATGAACCCGAACGACGGCGCGTACGTCAACAACCACGGCGGCCAGGGCGGCGGCGGGCGCGGCAAGATGCTGCTGTTCGTCGCGCTGGCGCTGGTCGCGATCGTGGCGGGCGTCGCCTTCGCGGTGAACGGCATGGGCGCGAAGGAGGGCGGCGACAAGAACCCGAAGCCGTCGGTCTCCCCGACCGAGTCCGCGCCCAGCGACTCGCCGACGCCGAGCGAGTCGGAGACGGAGAAGACCGAGGAGCCCGACACGTCGTCGGGGGGCCAGCAGCAGCCGGACTACACCACGCCGCGCAAGCCGACCCCGTCGCTGACCCCCTCCGAGAAGCCCTCGGAGACCCCGTCGTCGCCCGACACCGGCACGGATTCCGGTGGCACCGAGGGCGGTACGACAGACGGGGGCACCACGGACGGCGGCAACACCAACGGCGAACCGACGGGCGGGCCTTCGGAGACGGCGACGACGGGCGACCCCGGCACCGGGGACGCCGGTACGACGGTCGGGGCCGACCCCGGCGGGGCCGTGGCGGGCACGGAAGGCGCCACCACCACCGGCAGCGGCTGA
- a CDS encoding NAD(P)H-quinone oxidoreductase has protein sequence MHAITIPEPGGPEALVWAEVPDPVPGEGEVLVEVVASAVNRADVLQRQGHYDPPPGSSTYPGLECAGRVAALGPGVTGWAVGDEVCALLAGGGYAEKVVVPAGQLLPVPAGVPLAEAAALPEVACTVWSNVFMLGRLTAGETLLLHGGGSGIGTMGIQVAKALGARVAVTAGGPEKLARCAELGADILIDYREQDFVAEIRKATDGAGADVILDIVGAKYLAQNVKALAVNGRLAVIGMQGGVKAELNIGALLSKRGTITATSLRARPRAEKAAIVAAVRENVWPLVAEGRVRPIVDRTLPMAEAAEAHRVLESSSHVGKILLLAPTA, from the coding sequence ATGCATGCGATCACGATTCCGGAACCCGGTGGCCCCGAAGCGCTCGTGTGGGCCGAAGTCCCCGATCCCGTCCCCGGCGAGGGCGAGGTTCTCGTCGAGGTGGTGGCGAGCGCGGTCAACCGCGCCGACGTCCTGCAACGGCAGGGGCACTACGACCCGCCGCCCGGATCCTCGACCTACCCCGGCCTGGAGTGCGCGGGCCGGGTCGCCGCGCTCGGCCCCGGGGTCACGGGGTGGGCCGTCGGCGACGAGGTGTGCGCCCTGCTGGCCGGCGGGGGGTACGCCGAGAAGGTCGTCGTACCGGCGGGCCAACTGCTCCCCGTACCGGCCGGGGTGCCCCTGGCCGAGGCCGCCGCGCTTCCCGAGGTGGCCTGCACGGTCTGGTCGAACGTCTTCATGCTCGGGCGGCTCACCGCGGGCGAGACGCTGCTTCTGCACGGCGGCGGGAGCGGGATCGGCACGATGGGCATCCAGGTCGCCAAGGCGCTCGGCGCCCGGGTCGCGGTGACGGCGGGCGGCCCCGAGAAGCTGGCCCGGTGCGCCGAGTTGGGCGCGGACATCCTGATCGACTACCGCGAGCAGGACTTCGTGGCGGAGATACGGAAGGCGACGGACGGGGCCGGCGCGGACGTCATCCTCGACATCGTCGGCGCGAAGTACCTGGCCCAGAACGTGAAGGCGCTGGCCGTGAACGGCAGGCTCGCGGTGATCGGGATGCAGGGCGGGGTGAAGGCCGAGCTGAACATCGGCGCGCTCCTGAGCAAGCGCGGCACCATCACGGCGACCTCGCTGCGGGCCCGTCCCCGCGCGGAGAAGGCGGCCATCGTGGCGGCCGTACGGGAGAACGTCTGGCCGCTCGTCGCCGAGGGCCGCGTCCGTCCGATCGTGGACCGGACCCTGCCGATGGCGGAGGCGGCCGAGGCGCACCGGGTGCTGGAGTCCAGCTCCCACGTGGGCAAGATCCTGCTGCTCGCCCCCACCGCCTGA
- a CDS encoding protein kinase domain-containing protein, translated as MSQDGARGRYAGGSVAGGRYQLRDLLGEGGMASVYLAYDSALDRQVAIKTLHTELAREQSFRERFRREAQAVAKLSHPNIVSVFDTGEDTLFENGAAAGTGAMMPYIVMEYVEGQPLGSLLRADIAQQGAMPADRALGVTADVLAALEASHEMGLVHRDIKPGNVMMTRRDVVKVMDFGIARAMQSGVTSMTQTGMVVGTPQYLSPEQALGRGVDARSDLYSVGIMLFQLLTGRLPFDADSPLAIAYAHVQEEAVAPSSINRSLTPAMDALVARALRKNPNERFPSAAAMRDECRRVLPAGPTGAPVIIQGAPSNSGAGVSSAVFPPVDQSAQAPGPYGVQTPYQPPHQTPAHQATGLPQAPQHPNPYGPPAPVPGPHGAGAGYGYPQAAPYQTQGQQTPPPYAISPQQSPPQGGGGGRRNTPVVVGAIVVSLLAIGGLITALSMRDDGTTDGGNEAGPTASAPAVDGYRAPDRGNTIDEDECTDPSEDPSDPSKVTVPDFRYKDILSVKQCLNAAHWKYEQPTTVQNGQYAKETVIEQYPTQGTGIDPKSVVFTLRLASGSAQ; from the coding sequence ATGAGCCAGGACGGCGCACGGGGCCGCTACGCGGGCGGTTCGGTCGCGGGCGGCCGGTACCAGCTTCGCGACCTGCTCGGCGAAGGCGGCATGGCGTCCGTCTACCTCGCCTACGACTCGGCGCTGGACCGCCAGGTCGCCATCAAGACCCTGCACACGGAGCTGGCGCGCGAGCAGTCGTTCCGCGAGCGGTTCCGCCGCGAGGCGCAGGCCGTCGCCAAACTGTCGCACCCGAACATCGTCTCGGTCTTCGACACCGGCGAGGACACGCTCTTCGAGAACGGCGCCGCCGCGGGCACCGGCGCGATGATGCCGTACATCGTCATGGAGTACGTGGAGGGGCAGCCGCTCGGCTCCCTGCTCCGGGCGGACATCGCGCAGCAGGGGGCGATGCCGGCCGACCGGGCGCTCGGCGTGACGGCGGACGTGCTGGCCGCGCTGGAGGCCAGCCACGAGATGGGCCTGGTCCACCGCGACATCAAGCCGGGCAACGTGATGATGACCCGGCGTGACGTGGTCAAGGTCATGGACTTCGGCATCGCGCGCGCCATGCAGTCGGGTGTCACGTCGATGACGCAGACCGGCATGGTCGTCGGCACCCCGCAGTACCTCTCCCCCGAACAGGCGCTGGGGCGCGGCGTGGACGCCCGGTCCGACCTCTACTCGGTCGGCATCATGCTCTTCCAGCTGTTGACGGGCCGTCTGCCGTTCGACGCGGACTCGCCGCTGGCGATCGCGTACGCGCATGTGCAGGAGGAGGCCGTCGCGCCGTCCTCGATCAACCGGTCGCTGACGCCCGCGATGGACGCGCTGGTGGCGCGGGCGCTGAGGAAGAACCCGAACGAGCGCTTCCCGAGCGCCGCCGCGATGCGCGACGAGTGCCGGCGGGTGCTGCCCGCCGGGCCGACGGGCGCGCCGGTGATCATCCAGGGGGCGCCGTCGAACAGTGGCGCGGGGGTCAGCTCGGCGGTCTTCCCGCCGGTCGACCAGTCCGCGCAGGCGCCGGGGCCGTACGGCGTGCAGACCCCGTACCAGCCGCCGCACCAGACGCCGGCGCACCAGGCGACCGGGCTCCCGCAGGCGCCGCAGCACCCGAACCCGTACGGGCCGCCGGCCCCGGTGCCGGGCCCGCACGGGGCGGGTGCCGGGTACGGGTACCCGCAGGCCGCCCCGTACCAGACGCAGGGGCAGCAGACCCCGCCCCCGTACGCGATCTCGCCGCAGCAGTCCCCGCCGCAGGGGGGCGGGGGCGGCAGGCGGAACACCCCGGTCGTCGTGGGCGCGATCGTCGTCTCGCTGCTGGCCATCGGCGGGCTGATCACGGCTCTCTCGATGCGGGACGACGGCACCACGGACGGCGGCAACGAGGCGGGGCCGACCGCGAGCGCCCCGGCGGTGGACGGCTACCGGGCGCCGGACCGCGGGAACACCATCGACGAGGACGAATGCACGGATCCGTCGGAGGACCCCTCGGACCCGAGCAAGGTGACGGTGCCGGACTTCCGGTACAAGGACATCCTCTCCGTGAAGCAGTGCCTGAACGCGGCGCACTGGAAGTACGAGCAGCCGACGACGGTCCAGAACGGGCAGTACGCCAAGGAGACCGTGATCGAGCAGTACCCGACGCAGGGCACGGGCATCGACCCGAAGTCGGTGGTCTTCACGCTGCGGCTCGCTTCGGGGTCCGCGCAGTAG
- a CDS encoding ABC transporter ATP-binding protein, which translates to MPETPGTPPQPVLRLMDLTRVHGSGATEVHALRGINLDVFPGELVAVMGPSGSGKSTLLTIAGGLDHPTSGRVVVEGTDITTVDRKRLAALRRRSIGYVFQDYNLIPALTAAENIALPRELDGTSARKARVEALAALEEMGLGQLADRFPDEMSGGQQQRVAIARALVGDRRLVLADEPTGALDSETGESVLALLRSRCDAGAAGVLVTHEPRFAAWADRVVFLRDGSVVDQTVRSQADSLLTGQAADL; encoded by the coding sequence ATGCCCGAAACACCCGGCACACCGCCGCAACCGGTGCTGCGCCTCATGGACCTGACCCGCGTCCACGGCAGCGGAGCCACCGAGGTTCATGCGCTGCGCGGCATCAACCTCGACGTGTTCCCCGGCGAACTCGTCGCCGTCATGGGCCCGTCGGGCTCCGGCAAGTCCACGCTGCTCACCATCGCGGGCGGACTCGACCACCCCACCTCCGGGCGCGTGGTCGTCGAGGGGACGGACATCACCACCGTCGACCGCAAGCGGCTCGCGGCCCTGCGCCGCCGCAGCATCGGCTACGTCTTCCAGGACTACAACCTGATCCCCGCCCTCACCGCGGCGGAGAACATCGCCCTCCCGCGCGAACTGGACGGCACCTCGGCCCGCAAGGCACGCGTCGAAGCCCTCGCCGCGCTGGAGGAGATGGGCCTCGGCCAGCTCGCCGACCGCTTCCCCGACGAGATGTCCGGCGGCCAGCAGCAGCGGGTGGCCATCGCCCGCGCCCTCGTCGGCGACCGCCGGCTGGTGCTCGCCGACGAGCCCACCGGCGCCCTGGACTCCGAGACCGGCGAATCCGTCCTCGCGCTGCTGCGCAGCCGCTGCGACGCGGGCGCCGCCGGTGTCCTGGTCACCCACGAGCCGCGCTTCGCGGCCTGGGCGGACCGGGTGGTCTTCCTGCGGGACGGCTCGGTCGTCGACCAGACCGTCCGCAGCCAGGCGGACTCGCTGCTCACCGGGCAGGCGGCCGACCTGTGA
- a CDS encoding bacterial proteasome activator family protein: MEMSRNERSQESPHVLVVGQDGTALGGGGTDDEPREIPVTEMVEQPAKVMRIGSMIKQLLEEVRAAPLDEASRVRLKEIHASSVKELEDGLAPELVEELERLSLPFTDEAIPSEAELRIAQAQLVGWLEGLFHGIQTALFAQQMAARAQLEQMRRALPPGSVQEDDEEQGHGAIRSGPYL, encoded by the coding sequence ATGGAAATGTCGAGGAACGAACGGTCGCAGGAGAGCCCTCATGTCCTGGTGGTGGGACAGGACGGGACGGCGCTCGGCGGCGGTGGAACCGACGACGAGCCGCGCGAGATCCCGGTGACGGAGATGGTCGAACAGCCCGCCAAGGTCATGCGCATCGGCAGCATGATCAAGCAGCTGCTCGAAGAGGTACGCGCGGCCCCTCTGGACGAGGCGAGCCGGGTACGGCTCAAGGAGATCCACGCCAGCTCCGTGAAGGAGCTGGAGGACGGGCTCGCACCCGAGCTCGTCGAGGAGCTGGAGCGGCTCTCCCTCCCCTTCACCGACGAGGCCATCCCCTCGGAGGCGGAGCTGCGCATCGCGCAGGCCCAGTTGGTGGGGTGGCTGGAGGGCCTCTTCCACGGGATCCAGACGGCGCTGTTCGCCCAGCAGATGGCGGCCAGGGCCCAGCTCGAACAGATGCGCCGCGCCCTCCCGCCGGGCTCGGTGCAGGAGGACGACGAGGAACAGGGCCACGGCGCGATCCGCTCGGGGCCGTACCTCTAG
- a CDS encoding PadR family transcriptional regulator encodes MSIRHGLLALLERGPRYGSQLRTEFESRTGSTWPLNVGQVYTTLNRLERDGMVTQDGEDEAGRALYVITDQGREELRSWFRTPVDRTSPPRDELAIKLAMAVGAPGVDIREVIQSQRHHTIQAMQDYTRLKSQSVESAPVGRDEVAWLLVLDQLIFQTEAEARWLDHCEVRLIRLAMAQDKAAGSGAGAATAADAAPDDASVPVPTPPEPAVTAPTRRGRRH; translated from the coding sequence ATGTCGATTCGCCACGGGCTTCTGGCCCTCCTGGAACGCGGCCCGCGCTACGGCTCCCAGCTCCGTACGGAGTTCGAGTCCCGTACGGGATCCACCTGGCCGCTCAACGTCGGGCAGGTCTACACGACCCTGAACCGCCTGGAGCGGGACGGCATGGTCACGCAGGACGGTGAGGACGAGGCCGGCCGCGCGCTCTACGTGATCACGGATCAGGGCCGCGAGGAGCTGCGGTCGTGGTTCCGCACCCCCGTCGACCGCACCAGCCCGCCCCGGGACGAGCTGGCCATCAAGCTCGCCATGGCGGTGGGCGCGCCGGGCGTCGACATCCGCGAGGTCATCCAGTCCCAGCGGCACCACACCATCCAGGCCATGCAGGACTACACGCGTCTCAAGTCCCAGAGCGTGGAGAGCGCGCCGGTCGGCCGGGACGAGGTGGCGTGGCTGCTCGTGCTGGACCAGCTCATCTTCCAGACCGAGGCCGAGGCCAGGTGGCTCGACCACTGCGAGGTACGGCTGATCCGGCTCGCGATGGCCCAGGACAAGGCGGCCGGGAGCGGCGCCGGGGCGGCCACCGCCGCGGACGCGGCCCCGGACGACGCGAGCGTCCCCGTGCCGACGCCCCCGGAACCGGCCGTGACCGCACCGACCCGCCGGGGCCGCCGGCACTGA